A stretch of Campylobacter volucris DNA encodes these proteins:
- a CDS encoding glycosyltransferase family 2 protein — MEKKLVSILVSVYNVEKYLEECLDSLIYQTYKNLEIILVNDGSTDNSLDIINMYIQKDPRIVLINQDNHGAGYSRNIGFDNATGEYVIFFDSDDYMRQDAIELLLNQALKTDADIVLAKSKSYCDKTKKIDKMDYAIRCDRINIDSVFNFKTNGKYVFNFCIGWAWDKLYKREFLLKYNLKFQNINYANDGYFVCHSLSLADKISILNEYIFYHRINNPLSISNFARDKDPLEGFKSLFKIKEGLEKDGTYNNFEQSFINMSIGYVIWHSSTIGETSRELVILYMKVYIFKLFNILDKPEEYFYEENYYKWINKIKNNEKYDQFDFKDFIIYSMGYEFINIWKNKSIKSIFKCFFAYLFFKTAKFNFSGLNNYKEHLSYKFGYNIAYNKLRKLLKTYKEYKNK; from the coding sequence TTGGAAAAAAAATTAGTTTCTATTTTAGTATCAGTATATAATGTAGAAAAATATCTTGAAGAATGTTTAGATAGTTTAATTTATCAAACTTATAAAAATTTAGAAATTATTTTGGTTAATGATGGATCAACAGATAATAGTTTAGATATAATCAATATGTATATTCAAAAAGATCCAAGAATTGTATTAATCAATCAAGATAACCATGGAGCCGGATATTCTAGAAATATAGGTTTTGATAATGCCACTGGAGAATATGTTATATTTTTTGATTCAGATGATTATATGAGACAAGACGCAATTGAACTACTTCTCAATCAAGCTTTGAAAACTGATGCAGATATAGTATTAGCTAAAAGTAAAAGCTACTGTGATAAAACAAAAAAAATCGACAAAATGGATTATGCTATAAGATGTGATAGAATAAATATAGATAGTGTTTTTAACTTTAAGACTAATGGCAAATATGTATTTAATTTTTGCATAGGATGGGCTTGGGATAAACTATATAAACGAGAATTTTTGTTAAAGTATAATCTTAAATTTCAAAATATAAACTATGCAAATGATGGATATTTTGTTTGTCATAGTTTATCTTTGGCTGATAAAATCAGTATTTTAAATGAATATATATTCTATCATAGAATAAATAATCCTTTATCAATATCGAATTTTGCTAGAGATAAAGATCCTTTAGAGGGTTTTAAATCTTTGTTTAAAATAAAAGAAGGATTGGAAAAAGACGGAACTTATAATAATTTTGAACAAAGTTTCATTAATATGTCCATAGGTTATGTGATTTGGCATAGTAGCACCATAGGGGAAACTTCAAGAGAGCTTGTTATATTGTATATGAAAGTATATATATTTAAATTATTTAATATTTTAGATAAACCTGAAGAATATTTTTATGAAGAAAATTATTATAAATGGATTAATAAAATTAAAAATAATGAAAAATATGATCAATTTGATTTTAAAGATTTTATTATTTATTCTATGGGGTATGAATTTATAAATATATGGAAAAATAAAAGTATTAAAAGTATCTTTAAGTGTTTTTTTGCCTATTTATTTTTTAAAACTGCAAAATTTAATTTCAGTGGTTTAAATAATTATAAAGAGCATCTTTCATATAAATTTGGCTATAATATAGCTTATAATAAATTACGAAAGTTATTAAAAACATATAAAGAATATAAAAATAAATAG
- the rfbF gene encoding glucose-1-phosphate cytidylyltransferase — MKVIILAGGLGTRLSEETGLKPKPMVEIGGKPILWHIMKIYSYYGFNDFIILTGYKGHIIKDYFINYYTQYSDITVDMSDNSVQIHNTRHEPWKVTMLYTGQESMTGGRILYAKDYVGDETFMLTYGDGVSDVNINNLLKFHKNHGRAITMTSVLPEGKFGALNIDNTTNRIKSFTEKPKGDASLNNAGWINGGFFVCEPKVFDYIKEGDMTIFEQSPLKNLAQDGELYSYQHHGFWKCMDTLKDKNDLTKMWVENKALWALWNN; from the coding sequence GTGAAGGTTATAATTTTAGCAGGTGGGCTTGGCACTAGGCTTTCAGAGGAAACTGGTTTAAAACCAAAACCTATGGTAGAAATAGGTGGTAAACCTATTTTATGGCATATAATGAAAATCTATAGTTATTATGGTTTTAATGATTTTATTATTTTAACAGGATATAAAGGACATATTATAAAAGATTATTTTATCAACTATTATACTCAATATAGCGATATAACAGTAGATATGTCGGATAATTCTGTTCAAATTCATAATACTAGACATGAGCCTTGGAAGGTCACTATGCTTTATACTGGGCAAGAGTCTATGACCGGCGGTAGAATTTTATATGCTAAAGATTATGTAGGTGATGAGACTTTTATGCTTACTTATGGAGATGGTGTTAGTGATGTAAATATAAATAATTTACTTAAATTTCATAAAAATCATGGCAGAGCTATCACTATGACTTCTGTGCTTCCTGAGGGAAAATTTGGTGCTTTAAATATTGATAATACAACAAATCGTATAAAAAGTTTTACAGAAAAACCTAAGGGTGATGCTAGTTTAAATAATGCAGGTTGGATAAATGGTGGTTTTTTTGTATGCGAACCTAAAGTATTTGACTATATCAAAGAAGGTGATATGACGATTTTTGAGCAATCTCCATTAAAAAATTTAGCACAAGATGGAGAGTTATATAGTTATCAACATCATGGTTTTTGGAAATGTATGGATACTTTAAAAGATAAAAATGATTTAACTAAAATGTGGGTAGAAAATAAAGCTCTATGGGCTTTATGGAATAATTAA
- a CDS encoding NAD-dependent epimerase/dehydratase family protein, whose protein sequence is MNQENICFSNPIVKEDLEYIYNSLTSKQKEKFNNSTILFTGSAGFLGFYFINFFVKYANDLNIKKIIALDNFMLRKPKWLEQLSNDYSEILELYKFDIISDKIDSLQSAHTADLIIHAASIASPMFYRTYPIETLDANVWGLRSLLDFYKDKNIKGFLFFSSSEIYGDPDIAKIPTDEEYRGNVACIGPRACYDESKRFGETMCSLFAQKFNMPITIARPFNNYGPGMSLNDKRLPADFAKAVLDKKDITIFSDGKPTRTFCYIADAIAGYLKVLVYGEFDYFNIGIDQPEISVKDLSFIYAKHSKDIFNFEPQINFAISEDKNYLKDNPNRRCPIIDKARNKLNYNPSILVDEGVGRFLKFLKFEKENGELL, encoded by the coding sequence GTGAATCAAGAAAATATATGCTTTAGTAATCCAATTGTAAAAGAAGATTTGGAGTATATTTATAATTCTTTAACGAGTAAGCAAAAAGAAAAATTTAATAATTCTACAATTTTATTTACTGGAAGCGCAGGTTTTTTAGGATTTTATTTTATTAATTTTTTTGTGAAATATGCTAATGATTTAAATATTAAAAAAATTATTGCATTAGATAATTTTATGCTAAGAAAACCAAAATGGTTAGAGCAATTATCAAATGACTATTCTGAAATTTTAGAGCTTTATAAATTTGATATTATTAGTGATAAAATTGATTCTTTACAAAGTGCTCATACAGCTGATTTGATAATTCATGCAGCAAGCATAGCAAGCCCTATGTTTTATCGTACTTATCCTATTGAGACTTTAGATGCAAATGTTTGGGGTTTAAGGTCTTTACTTGATTTTTACAAAGATAAAAATATTAAAGGATTTTTATTTTTCTCAAGTTCTGAAATTTATGGAGATCCTGATATAGCTAAAATTCCAACGGATGAAGAGTATAGAGGTAATGTAGCTTGTATAGGTCCTAGAGCGTGTTATGATGAATCTAAGCGTTTTGGAGAGACTATGTGCTCATTGTTTGCTCAGAAATTTAATATGCCAATTACTATAGCAAGACCATTTAATAATTATGGTCCTGGTATGAGCTTAAATGATAAGAGATTGCCAGCTGACTTTGCGAAAGCTGTTTTAGATAAAAAAGATATTACAATTTTTAGCGATGGAAAACCTACAAGAACTTTTTGTTATATAGCTGATGCTATTGCAGGATATTTGAAAGTTTTGGTTTATGGAGAATTTGATTATTTTAATATAGGTATTGATCAGCCTGAAATTTCTGTAAAAGATTTATCTTTTATTTATGCTAAACACTCAAAAGATATTTTTAATTTTGAACCACAAATTAATTTTGCTATTTCAGAAGACAAAAATTATCTCAAAGATAATCCTAATAGAAGATGTCCTATCATTGACAAAGCTAGAAATAAATTAAACTATAATCCTAGTATTTTAGTAGATGAAGGTGTTGGTAGATTTTTAAAATTTTTAAAATTTGAAAAAGAAAATGGAGAACTTTTGTGA
- a CDS encoding UDP-glucose dehydrogenase family protein codes for MKSLKIAVFGLGFVGLTTAVGFAKKGFDVVGYEIDKNKFLLLNEGQIPFHEEGLPKAFNEVLGKQLKVTNDVVEALKEAKIIFYCIGTPMSEDGSADLNFLLSALKTTAENLALCQKEPILVIKSTVPPSSCQDIFIPHLESLGVVVGEKCHLVNNPEFLREGFAYSDFMNPDRVVVGTQNAQNFQELEEIYKPFNSPVFFTSLNTGEFIKYLSNTTLSLNISYANEMSMIAQSIGDIDIISAFNILHSDKRFSGSPAGIASYLYPGMGFGGYCLPKDTLALYKKSKDKGYEAKILNDILKVNEEILDFYAYKIQKEISKDKKIAILGLSFKPESDDVRDTKSATLISKLLNLGFQNIYVYDPIANDIFAKTYDYKLSYKNNLDEIVSECEVLIIATAWNEFKPLVNRQDKIVYNLRWMK; via the coding sequence GTGAAATCATTAAAAATAGCAGTTTTTGGTTTGGGTTTTGTGGGGTTAACTACGGCTGTTGGATTTGCAAAAAAAGGTTTTGATGTTGTTGGTTATGAAATAGATAAAAACAAATTTTTATTGCTTAATGAAGGTCAAATTCCATTTCATGAAGAAGGATTACCAAAAGCTTTCAATGAAGTATTAGGAAAACAACTAAAAGTCACCAATGATGTAGTAGAAGCTTTAAAAGAAGCAAAGATTATATTTTACTGTATTGGCACACCTATGAGTGAAGATGGAAGTGCTGATTTAAATTTTTTACTGAGTGCGCTTAAAACTACTGCTGAAAATTTAGCTTTATGTCAAAAAGAACCAATTTTAGTAATTAAATCTACTGTTCCACCTTCTAGTTGTCAAGATATTTTTATACCACATTTAGAGTCTTTAGGTGTTGTTGTCGGAGAAAAATGTCATCTTGTAAATAATCCTGAATTTTTAAGAGAAGGATTTGCATATAGTGATTTTATGAATCCAGATAGAGTGGTTGTTGGAACTCAAAATGCACAAAATTTTCAAGAATTAGAAGAAATTTATAAACCTTTTAATTCACCTGTATTTTTTACTTCTTTAAATACGGGTGAGTTTATTAAATATCTTAGTAATACCACTTTAAGTTTAAATATAAGTTATGCTAATGAAATGAGTATGATTGCTCAAAGTATAGGAGATATAGATATTATCAGTGCTTTTAACATTTTACATAGCGATAAAAGATTTAGTGGAAGTCCTGCTGGTATAGCTAGTTATTTATATCCTGGGATGGGTTTTGGTGGATATTGCTTACCAAAAGATACTCTTGCTCTTTATAAAAAAAGCAAAGATAAAGGATATGAAGCAAAAATTTTAAATGATATTTTAAAAGTAAATGAAGAAATTCTTGATTTTTATGCTTATAAAATACAAAAAGAAATTTCCAAAGATAAAAAAATAGCTATTTTAGGATTGAGTTTTAAACCGGAAAGTGATGATGTCAGAGATACAAAGTCTGCTACTTTGATTTCTAAGCTTTTAAATTTAGGTTTTCAAAATATTTATGTTTATGATCCTATAGCAAATGATATATTTGCCAAGACTTATGATTACAAATTAAGCTATAAAAATAATCTTGATGAGATTGTTTCTGAGTGTGAAGTTTTGATTATAGCGACAGCTTGGAATGAATTTAAGCCTTTGGTTAATAGACAAGATAAGATTGTTTATAATTTAAGATGGATGAAATAA
- the rfbC gene encoding dTDP-4-dehydrorhamnose 3,5-epimerase — protein MSRFIFTSTPISGVYVIESKPIEDSRGYYERYFCVEDFKEIGLKKPIVQINHSKTFIKGCIRGFHYQNYPFSEVKVIRCIKGAIYDVAVDLRKNSPTFLKHFGVELSEFNSKYLYIPEGCGHAFQTLTEESELLYPVTEFYHPDSEGSLNPFDETIGVCWPLEPKGLSDKDQNAPYVDSYFKGLEN, from the coding sequence ATGAGTCGATTTATTTTTACTTCTACACCAATATCAGGTGTATATGTTATAGAATCTAAACCAATAGAGGATAGTAGAGGTTATTATGAGAGGTATTTTTGTGTTGAAGATTTTAAAGAAATCGGATTAAAAAAACCTATTGTTCAAATCAATCATTCAAAAACCTTTATTAAGGGTTGTATAAGAGGTTTTCATTATCAAAATTACCCATTTTCCGAAGTTAAAGTTATAAGATGTATAAAGGGTGCCATTTATGATGTTGCGGTTGATTTGCGAAAAAATTCTCCGACTTTTTTGAAGCATTTTGGAGTAGAATTAAGTGAATTCAATAGTAAATACCTTTATATTCCAGAAGGTTGCGGACATGCTTTTCAGACTTTAACAGAAGAATCTGAGCTTTTATATCCTGTAACAGAGTTTTATCATCCAGATAGCGAAGGATCTTTAAATCCATTTGATGAAACAATAGGAGTTTGTTGGCCGTTAGAACCTAAAGGACTTTCTGATAAAGATCAAAATGCTCCTTATGTTGATTCGTATTTTAAAGGATTGGAAAATTAA
- a CDS encoding NAD-dependent epimerase/dehydratase family protein has product MKNAIVFGATGYIGKALVEKLLSQNIKVLAIGRRNQYIQHTNLKYVYIDTILEVFFEQLMVMKNDFKDAVFYNVAWSGLDRLTNGEIQDQVKNIAMSSKAIQFASKLGCSKFINIGSQEEAIFNDFISSEKWKTTTYTSSPIYYAGAKFANMEMLKLLAYLEKIDFINTRFSIVIDKTLSGVSFVAKNLKSIVDGEIPQEVRNTQPCEIIFFDELIESYYQIGKFGKNKADYYLGIGKVDVLANYLSSFYEYKTNSKEYIQSKLNFDKKLLDTFDPSSLCKDTNFYFKKDFSQIMREILE; this is encoded by the coding sequence ATGAAAAATGCAATTGTTTTTGGTGCGACTGGATATATAGGAAAAGCATTAGTTGAAAAGTTGTTATCACAAAATATTAAAGTTTTAGCTATAGGTAGAAGAAATCAATATATACAACATACAAATTTAAAATATGTATATATTGATACAATTTTAGAAGTATTTTTTGAACAATTAATGGTTATGAAAAATGATTTTAAAGATGCGGTATTTTATAATGTGGCTTGGTCTGGTTTAGACAGACTTACAAATGGAGAAATTCAAGATCAAGTAAAAAATATTGCTATGAGTTCAAAAGCTATTCAATTTGCCAGTAAATTAGGTTGTTCTAAATTTATTAATATAGGTTCACAAGAAGAAGCAATATTTAATGATTTTATTAGCTCTGAAAAGTGGAAAACTACTACTTATACTTCTAGTCCGATTTACTATGCTGGAGCAAAATTTGCCAATATGGAAATGTTAAAACTTTTAGCTTATTTGGAAAAAATTGATTTTATTAATACACGATTTTCAATCGTGATAGATAAAACACTTTCGGGTGTAAGTTTTGTTGCTAAAAATTTAAAATCAATTGTTGATGGAGAAATACCACAAGAGGTTAGAAATACACAACCTTGCGAGATAATTTTTTTTGATGAATTGATTGAATCTTATTATCAAATTGGAAAATTTGGAAAAAATAAAGCTGATTATTATTTAGGAATTGGCAAAGTAGATGTTTTAGCAAACTATTTGTCAAGTTTTTATGAATATAAAACAAATTCTAAAGAGTATATTCAATCGAAATTAAATTTTGACAAAAAACTTTTAGATACTTTCGATCCATCTTCTTTGTGTAAAGATACTAATTTTTATTTCAAAAAAGATTTTTCTCAAATAATGCGGGAGATTTTAGAATGA
- a CDS encoding NAD-dependent epimerase/dehydratase family protein has protein sequence MKKVIISGAAGFIGSRLVRLLLKNNVEVLALGKKDRKNVNPLRLPEDPKLTYLKLDMAEISNLPQILKSIGWDPIGSVFYHFAWGGKNGLSDLIVEDQYENVTWTINAFIVADKMKCSKFIHVGTMEEAFATPYLELDYHKEKHYNRHVVYALAKKATRDYLKAISSQFNINLIIATNSHVVGPNDSRDSFLLVVVQKIINDEKIEMTSGEQTFDSISVTDCAKAFKVIGEKGSKNSEYWIGSGNPRKLKEYVEIIASLYPPKYAIEFGKISYSDVKLEEQIFSSETLNKELAFKCTQSFESAIDEVYKWLKFKEMFEE, from the coding sequence ATGAAAAAAGTTATTATTAGCGGTGCTGCTGGCTTTATAGGTTCAAGACTTGTCAGGCTTTTATTAAAAAACAATGTAGAAGTGTTAGCTCTTGGTAAGAAAGATAGAAAAAATGTTAATCCATTGAGATTGCCAGAAGATCCTAAATTGACTTATTTAAAGTTAGATATGGCCGAAATTTCTAATTTGCCTCAAATTTTGAAGAGTATAGGATGGGATCCGATAGGTTCTGTTTTTTATCATTTTGCATGGGGTGGAAAAAATGGTTTATCTGATTTGATAGTAGAGGATCAGTATGAAAATGTTACTTGGACTATTAATGCTTTTATAGTTGCAGATAAAATGAAATGCTCTAAATTTATCCATGTAGGTACTATGGAAGAAGCATTTGCTACGCCTTATCTTGAACTAGATTATCATAAAGAAAAACATTATAACCGTCATGTGGTATATGCTCTAGCTAAGAAAGCTACGAGGGATTATCTTAAAGCAATTTCAAGTCAATTTAATATCAACTTAATTATTGCTACCAATTCTCATGTTGTAGGACCAAACGATTCAAGAGATTCTTTTTTGCTGGTTGTTGTTCAAAAAATCATCAATGATGAAAAAATAGAAATGACTAGTGGTGAACAAACATTTGATTCTATTTCAGTTACTGATTGTGCTAAAGCTTTTAAAGTGATTGGAGAAAAAGGTAGTAAAAATTCAGAGTATTGGATAGGCTCAGGTAATCCTAGAAAACTTAAAGAATATGTAGAAATTATAGCAAGTTTATATCCTCCAAAATATGCTATTGAATTTGGGAAAATTTCTTATAGTGATGTAAAATTAGAAGAGCAAATTTTTTCTTCAGAAACATTAAATAAAGAATTAGCTTTTAAGTGTACTCAAAGTTTTGAATCAGCTATAGATGAAGTTTATAAATGGCTAAAATTCAAAGAGATGTTTGAAGAATAG
- a CDS encoding protoporphyrinogen oxidase-like protein produces the protein MDNKNMVVLGAGIAGVSAAYHIKQQNKQVKVFEKNDDYGGLCGGFFVDSVKGKFWFDNAVHLSFAKDENVKNAFFASAKHYTHIPQLLNYYNGIWVKHPAQNNLYPLPLDVKIKAIKDMLQNTYKNDKVQNFEQWLKAQYGKFFSEEFAMKYTRKYWTLDAKDLNTNPMFVGPRFYKPSIDEILIGAMSEDTPVTYYAKEMYYPIKGGYRAFLQNMVKEIDIVYQKEVVIIDNNEKIIYFSDNTKVKYEKLVSTLPLPLLVKMLKNTPQDILESAKHLQATSVALVSLGFDKEIPKRLWYYVYDEDIFFARFYSPSVKSSFNAPKNCSSMQAEIYFSDFKSLEKMSGNSSNLADFFIKHVKEKLLQMNFCNEKDIICEDFRIIPYANVIFNHGMEKHRDKLLNYVKDCSILTCGRFGEWDYLWSDQSFLSGKNIINKI, from the coding sequence ATGGATAATAAAAATATGGTAGTATTAGGAGCTGGTATAGCAGGGGTTTCAGCTGCTTACCATATAAAACAGCAAAATAAACAAGTAAAAGTTTTTGAAAAAAATGATGATTATGGCGGTTTATGTGGAGGATTTTTTGTAGATTCTGTTAAAGGCAAATTTTGGTTTGATAATGCTGTGCATTTATCATTTGCAAAAGATGAGAATGTAAAAAATGCTTTTTTTGCTTCTGCAAAGCATTATACACATATACCACAATTGTTAAATTATTATAATGGAATTTGGGTAAAACACCCTGCACAAAATAATCTTTATCCTTTACCTTTAGATGTAAAGATAAAGGCTATCAAAGATATGTTGCAAAATACTTATAAAAATGATAAAGTGCAAAATTTTGAACAATGGCTTAAAGCTCAATATGGTAAATTTTTTTCAGAAGAATTTGCTATGAAATATACTAGGAAATATTGGACTTTAGATGCAAAAGATTTAAATACCAACCCTATGTTTGTAGGCCCAAGATTTTATAAACCAAGTATAGATGAAATTTTAATAGGTGCTATGAGTGAAGATACTCCAGTGACTTACTATGCCAAAGAGATGTATTATCCTATAAAAGGGGGATATAGAGCATTTTTACAAAATATGGTTAAAGAAATAGATATTGTATATCAAAAAGAAGTTGTAATTATAGATAATAATGAAAAAATAATTTATTTTTCAGATAATACTAAAGTAAAATATGAAAAGTTGGTTTCTACCTTGCCTTTGCCTTTGTTAGTAAAAATGTTAAAAAACACCCCGCAAGACATCTTAGAATCAGCTAAACATCTTCAAGCAACTTCTGTTGCTTTAGTTTCTTTAGGTTTTGACAAAGAAATTCCAAAGAGATTGTGGTATTATGTTTACGATGAGGATATATTTTTTGCAAGATTTTATAGTCCATCAGTAAAAAGTAGTTTTAATGCTCCAAAAAATTGCTCGAGTATGCAAGCCGAAATTTATTTTTCTGATTTTAAGTCTTTAGAAAAAATGAGTGGTAATAGTAGTAATTTAGCAGATTTTTTCATAAAACATGTTAAAGAAAAACTATTGCAAATGAATTTTTGTAATGAAAAAGATATTATATGTGAAGATTTTAGAATTATCCCTTATGCAAATGTGATTTTTAATCATGGCATGGAAAAACATAGAGATAAACTTCTTAATTATGTAAAAGATTGTAGTATATTAACATGTGGTAGATTTGGAGAATGGGATTATTTATGGAGTGATCAAAGCTTTTTATCTGGGAAGAATATTATAAATAAAATATAA
- the cysD gene encoding sulfate adenylyltransferase subunit CysD — protein MIHLNYLESQSIYIIREVIAEFEKPAMLYSIGKDSAVMLHLLRKAFYPAKPPLPLVHVDTTWKFKEMIEFRDKQAKELGIDFIVYQNPKIKELNLSPFIHGSAMHTDIAKTQALKQMLDLYKFDAVFGGARRDEEKSRAKERIYSFRDENHSWDPKNQRPELWDIYNGRHKKGESIRVFPLSNWTELDIWQYIYKENIKIPSLYFAKKRKVVEYMGTKILVDDDRMPKELVKNAKEELVRFRTLGCYPLTGAINSSASNVLEIIEELLLSKTSERQGRLIDSDEEASMEKKKKEGYF, from the coding sequence ATGATCCATTTAAATTATCTAGAATCACAATCCATCTACATCATCCGTGAAGTTATAGCTGAGTTTGAAAAGCCTGCTATGCTTTATAGTATAGGAAAAGATAGTGCGGTGATGCTTCATCTTTTGCGTAAGGCTTTTTATCCAGCTAAACCTCCACTTCCTTTAGTGCATGTTGATACTACATGGAAATTTAAAGAAATGATAGAATTTAGAGACAAACAAGCTAAAGAGCTTGGTATAGATTTTATAGTTTATCAAAATCCAAAAATCAAAGAGTTAAATCTCTCTCCATTTATACATGGTTCTGCTATGCATACTGATATTGCTAAAACTCAAGCTTTAAAACAAATGTTAGATTTGTATAAATTTGATGCAGTTTTTGGCGGAGCAAGAAGAGATGAAGAAAAATCGCGTGCAAAAGAAAGAATTTATTCTTTTCGTGATGAAAATCATTCCTGGGATCCTAAAAATCAGCGTCCAGAACTATGGGATATTTATAACGGTCGTCATAAAAAAGGTGAATCCATAAGAGTTTTTCCACTTAGCAATTGGACTGAGCTTGATATATGGCAGTATATTTATAAAGAAAATATAAAAATTCCAAGTTTATATTTTGCTAAAAAGCGAAAAGTGGTTGAGTATATGGGAACTAAAATTTTGGTAGATGATGATAGAATGCCAAAAGAACTTGTTAAAAATGCCAAGGAAGAATTAGTTCGTTTTAGAACCTTAGGATGTTATCCATTAACTGGAGCTATAAACTCAAGTGCAAGTAATGTTTTAGAGATTATTGAAGAGCTTTTGCTTTCTAAAACAAGTGAAAGACAAGGCAGATTGATAGATAGTGATGAAGAAGCAAGTATGGAAAAGAAGAAAAAAGAAGGGTATTTTTGA
- the cysN gene encoding sulfate adenylyltransferase subunit CysN, with protein sequence MNIDYEKYLKEHENKELCRFITCGSVDDGKSTLIGRMLYDAKMLFEDQIISLKKDNKKFGNAGEKLDFALLVDGLSSEREQGITIDVAYRFFTSNKRKFILADTPGHEQYTKNMATGASTADIAIILIDARKGVLTQTKRHSYIASLFGIKQFIIAINKMDLIDFDQNIFDKICKDYEKIIPYLKNSKKINTHFVPICAIDGDNIAHKSTNTPWYKGKTLSELLDTLPIYTQDDNEFIMSVQYVNRPNLDFRGFCGNIASGKISVNDEIVILPSLKISQIKEIITSNVNLDKSVQSSKNASFPSAITLTLKDEIDISRGDVIVSKQHDVKISNTFKAMIIWMSEVKFEKYGNYLIKLANSTNNIQNINIDFKKNINTFDEYTSDELYINDIAKCTLTLNKKIPLKNYDENKTLGSFIIIDKYSNETLAAGMIEEILDFKEKLRIYTQEEIELNAYIRENYPEWGCKKI encoded by the coding sequence ATGAATATAGATTATGAAAAATACTTAAAAGAGCATGAAAATAAAGAGCTTTGTAGATTTATTACTTGTGGTAGTGTAGATGATGGAAAATCAACTCTAATAGGTAGAATGCTTTATGATGCAAAAATGCTTTTTGAAGATCAGATAATATCTTTAAAAAAAGATAATAAAAAATTTGGCAATGCTGGAGAAAAGCTTGATTTTGCACTTTTGGTTGATGGGCTTTCAAGTGAAAGAGAGCAAGGCATCACTATAGATGTAGCATATAGATTTTTTACAAGTAATAAAAGAAAATTTATCTTGGCAGACACTCCAGGTCATGAACAATACACTAAAAATATGGCAACAGGTGCAAGCACTGCTGATATTGCTATTATACTTATAGATGCTAGAAAGGGAGTTTTAACTCAAACTAAAAGACATTCATATATTGCAAGTTTATTTGGCATAAAGCAATTTATAATTGCTATAAATAAAATGGATTTAATTGATTTTGATCAAAATATTTTTGATAAAATTTGCAAAGACTATGAAAAAATTATACCTTATTTAAAAAATTCTAAAAAAATCAATACCCATTTTGTACCAATATGTGCTATAGATGGAGATAATATAGCTCATAAAAGCACTAATACTCCTTGGTATAAAGGAAAAACTTTATCAGAGCTTTTAGATACTTTGCCAATTTATACTCAAGATGATAACGAATTTATAATGAGTGTGCAATATGTTAATCGTCCAAATTTGGATTTTAGAGGTTTTTGTGGGAATATTGCAAGTGGTAAGATAAGTGTTAATGATGAAATTGTGATTTTACCATCTTTAAAAATAAGTCAAATTAAAGAGATTATCACTTCTAATGTAAATTTAGATAAATCTGTTCAAAGTTCTAAAAATGCAAGTTTTCCAAGTGCTATAACTTTAACCTTAAAAGATGAAATAGATATATCAAGAGGTGATGTGATAGTATCTAAACAACATGATGTGAAAATTTCAAATACCTTTAAAGCTATGATTATATGGATGAGTGAAGTTAAATTTGAAAAATATGGTAATTATTTAATAAAACTTGCAAATTCTACAAACAATATACAAAATATAAATATTGATTTTAAGAAAAATATCAATACTTTTGATGAATATACTAGCGATGAATTATATATAAATGATATAGCAAAATGCACTTTAACTCTCAATAAGAAAATACCACTTAAAAATTATGATGAAAACAAAACTTTAGGAAGTTTTATCATTATAGATAAATACTCTAATGAAACTTTAGCAGCTGGGATGATAGAAGAAATTTTAGATTTCAAAGAAAAATTAAGAATTTACACTCAAGAAGAAATCGAGCTTAATGCTTATATAAGAGAAAATTATCCTGAATGGGGATGTAAGAAGATATGA